CAGAGTCAGGATTTGTGCTTTCATCTTCAGTTCCTTTCGTGGGCGTTTCGGCCCGGTTGTTTTGATGAATGTAATTTGCGCGATGCGTCGCAAATCCGATAGATCAGGTTTGCAAAAAGTAACTCAAATAAATAACCAAAAAGTAAACATACACAAATATTGGAATTAACGTAGATTTTCGGCATGAAGAGAATTCCGGAAGGCCGAAATCACCTTGAGGAACGCAGACTTCCTTTCTATTCCGGCCCTTCTAATAAGGAGAAGCCATGAACTTCAAAACCCTGATCCCGAGCCTTTTCATCAGTCTTTTCATCGCGGGACCCGCGTGGGCCTTCGAACCCCAAGACGTCTGTTCGGCGGTGGGCTGCACTCCCGAAATGAAGGCGATCGCCGACAGCTTCGTTTCCACGCAGCCGGTGCAAATCACCGAAGGTCGCGTTTACAGCGGTGTTTGTTATTACATCTCGGGTTCGACCAAACCTGAATATGCGCATGCGGGCCTCGCGGTCTTCACCCCGAACGCCGAGCAGACCGAATATCGCGGCCTGTTCTCGTTCTACGGAAAGCCCAGCGACTACGCCGCGCTCGATTACGAGGCGGCTCTGAAGCGCGTCTCCAGCACGAGCGGCAACGTGAATGTGCTTCAAAATCTGCCGAAGTATTCGGGCTACCAGCGCGTGAACGGCTCGGCGAATCTGAACTACTGGTTCGGCATGAACGCGGATCAAAGCCGCATGTCGTTGCTTTCGGTTTGGATCTTCGATGGTGGCTTGGGCCAAGTCGCTTTCTGTGATATGCAAAAGCACTAATGCGGAAGAAGAAAAAACCGTCCCCGCGCGTGCCCCGTCAGGAGCGCGCGCAAACGACCTATACCAGCATCCTCGAGGCCACCGAACGTATTCTGCGTACGGAGGGGCTGGGGAAACTCAGCACGAACCGCATCGCCAAGATCGCGGGCGTGAGCATCGGTTCGGTTTACCAGTATTTCCCGGATAAAAAAGCGATCCTCAAATTGGCGGGCGAAAGTTACGGCGAAAAGTATCGCGCCCGTTTCCGCGCGCACGTCGAAGCCGCCAAAGCCACGAATCTGAAGGCCGCCCTGCGCGCGCTTCTGGACGGCGTCGTGCACGCCCATCGCTTTGATCCGCGCACGCACGCGGCCATCGCCGAAATCCGCGCGGGACAGCCGCCCGTGAAAGATCGCGGACCTTATTACGACTACTTCGCGACGACGCTCGCCGCGCACCGAAGCGAGATCCGTCGCCGCGATCCCGAAATCTACGTGCACGCCGTTTTCCAGACGCTCGATGCGCTGGCCCACGTGATCACCGAACGTCGCGTGCCCGGCGGTGACGAAAAGAAATACGCCGACGAGATCGTGCGTATGGTGCATGCTTACCTGACCGTTAAAATGTGAGCGGTCGCTCACTTCAATTGGCTTGCGATACGGAGCGCGGGATTCGGACCTGAATCCACCGGT
The DNA window shown above is from Pseudobdellovibrionaceae bacterium and carries:
- a CDS encoding TetR/AcrR family transcriptional regulator, encoding MRKKKKPSPRVPRQERAQTTYTSILEATERILRTEGLGKLSTNRIAKIAGVSIGSVYQYFPDKKAILKLAGESYGEKYRARFRAHVEAAKATNLKAALRALLDGVVHAHRFDPRTHAAIAEIRAGQPPVKDRGPYYDYFATTLAAHRSEIRRRDPEIYVHAVFQTLDALAHVITERRVPGGDEKKYADEIVRMVHAYLTVKM